A stretch of the Prochlorococcus marinus str. MIT 0918 genome encodes the following:
- the gcvH gene encoding glycine cleavage system protein GcvH: MAFDFPENFRFADSHEYAVSEGDFVRVGISAFAVDQLGDIVFVDLPDVGSSVSQGVSFGSVESVKAVEDMNSPLTGEVLEINNSVLESPEELQNDPHGKGWLLLIKPSDLTQLDQLMSSEVYSEKVTSE, encoded by the coding sequence ATGGCCTTTGATTTTCCTGAAAACTTTCGGTTTGCTGATAGTCATGAATATGCTGTTAGTGAAGGTGATTTTGTACGAGTTGGCATTAGTGCGTTTGCAGTTGATCAGCTTGGTGACATAGTTTTTGTCGACCTTCCTGATGTTGGTTCTTCTGTTTCTCAGGGAGTGAGTTTTGGATCTGTTGAGTCAGTTAAGGCTGTAGAAGATATGAATTCACCTTTGACAGGGGAAGTCCTAGAAATTAACAATTCTGTCCTAGAAAGCCCTGAGGAATTACAGAATGATCCTCATGGGAAGGGATGGCTTTTGCTAATTAAGCCATCAGATTTAACCCAATTGGATCAGCTCATGAGTTCTGAAGTTTATTCAGAAAAAGTGACTTCTGAATAG
- a CDS encoding aminotransferase class I/II-fold pyridoxal phosphate-dependent enzyme, with translation MKNINPTNDFLHKSVFNLVSSVEDGLKQIIDRRTKGVQIRLEKVLKAFSDQGLGPQHFSSVSGYGHGDLGRELIDNVYASVFGAEKAAVRMQFVSGTHAIASALFGVLRPGDNLLSITGKPYDTLEEVIGIRGKNHGSLIDFGIKYDEISIFNGENIDFKSLELALQSSRKMIFIQRSSGYSWRPSLSIKNIEEICKLIHFKQPNCICFVDNCYGEFVEEKEPSEVGADIIAGSLIKNPGGTIVPSGGYIAGQDHLVEKACCRLTAPGIGSKGGTGFDLNRLVLQGLFLSPQMVAEALIGSDIIAGVFQKLGFEVQPLPGKFRGDLIQTICLGNAKALKLVCKSFQLASPVSSYLNPIPASTPGYENDLIMAGGTFIDGSTSEFSADAPLLPPYNLFVQGGTHRAHVKIAIIQAVIALVQEQIVDLPKI, from the coding sequence ATGAAAAATATAAATCCAACTAATGATTTTCTGCATAAAAGCGTTTTCAATTTAGTTTCTTCAGTAGAAGATGGTTTAAAACAAATAATTGATAGAAGAACTAAAGGGGTGCAAATAAGATTAGAAAAGGTTCTAAAGGCTTTTTCGGATCAAGGCTTAGGCCCTCAACATTTTTCTTCGGTAAGTGGATATGGCCATGGAGATTTAGGTAGAGAGTTGATTGATAATGTTTATGCAAGTGTATTTGGGGCGGAAAAGGCTGCTGTAAGAATGCAGTTTGTTAGTGGTACCCATGCAATTGCGTCTGCTTTATTTGGTGTTTTAAGGCCAGGGGATAATTTATTATCAATTACAGGTAAACCATATGACACTCTTGAAGAGGTAATTGGCATTAGAGGAAAGAATCATGGCTCATTAATAGATTTTGGAATTAAGTATGATGAAATATCTATATTTAATGGTGAAAATATTGATTTTAAATCTTTGGAGCTTGCACTGCAATCTTCTAGAAAGATGATTTTTATTCAAAGAAGTTCTGGCTATTCTTGGAGACCATCATTATCTATTAAAAATATTGAAGAGATATGTAAATTGATTCATTTTAAGCAACCTAATTGCATATGTTTTGTAGATAATTGTTATGGAGAATTTGTTGAAGAAAAGGAGCCTAGTGAAGTAGGAGCAGATATAATTGCAGGCTCATTAATAAAGAACCCTGGTGGTACTATTGTTCCTTCAGGTGGATATATAGCAGGTCAAGATCATTTGGTGGAAAAAGCTTGTTGCCGATTAACAGCCCCAGGCATAGGTAGTAAAGGTGGAACAGGGTTTGATTTAAATAGACTGGTTTTACAAGGGTTATTCCTTTCTCCACAAATGGTTGCAGAGGCTTTAATAGGTTCAGATATAATTGCTGGTGTTTTTCAGAAACTTGGTTTTGAGGTTCAACCCTTGCCAGGAAAATTTCGTGGTGATTTAATTCAAACTATATGTTTGGGAAATGCTAAAGCCTTAAAATTAGTTTGTAAATCTTTTCAACTTGCTTCACCAGTTAGTTCTTATTTGAATCCTATCCCTGCTTCAACGCCAGGCTATGAAAATGATTTAATTATGGCTGGAGGGACTTTTATTGATGGAAGCACCAGTGAGTTTTCTGCAGATGCCCCCTTATTGCCTCCTTATAATCTTTTTGTACAAGGTGGTACGCATAGAGCCCATGTAAAAATTGCAATAATTCAAGCAGTAATTGCTTTAGTTCAAGAACAAATTGTAGATTTGCCAAAGATTTAA